The window CATACAGTTGGCCGACGCCCGTGGCGCCGACCGGGTGCCCCTTGGCCACCAGACCACCGGACGGATTGACTGGAGTGCGGCCGCCGAGCGCGAAATCGCCCGCCTTCAACCGCGCCCCGACCTCGCCGGGGGCGGCCAGGCCCAGGTTCTCGATCTGCTGCAGTTCGGCATAGCTGGTGGCGTCATGGACCTCGGCCACGTCTACGGCGTCCGGTCCCAGACCGGCCTGCTCATAGGCGGCGCGGGCGGCGCGGCGGCCTATGTGATTGGCGTAGTCGTCGGGCGCGCGGTCGGCGGCGCTGACCAGGGCGCAGCCGCGCACCCGCACGGCGCGGGCGGTCGCGCCCAAGCGCGCCAGACCCTTGGCCGAACAGACGATCATGGCCGCCGCGCCGTCGCTGACGGGGGCGCACATGGCGCGGGTGAAGGGGAAGACGATGGGTTTGTCGGCCAGGACCTGTTCCACCGTCATCGGGGTGCGGTACTGCGACTTGGGATTGCGGGCGGCGGCCGAGTGGTTCTTGGCGGCGATGCGGGCGAAGTCTTCCTGCGTCGTGCCGAAGCGGACCATGTGGGCGCGGGCCTGGGCGGCGTACAGGTCCATGAACAGGCTACGGTTGTCGCCCGGCGCCGCGCCGCCCATGGAGGCGATGTAGGCCAGCACGCCCTCGCGGTCGTGGATGTCGGTCCCGCCCATGAAGGCGGCGGCGACGCGCTCGGGCCGGTCAGGGAAGACCATCTTTTCGGCTCCGATGATCAGGGCGATGTCGCCCGCGCCCGCGCGCAGCCACTGGATGGCCTGATAGAGGGCGGTGGAGCCGGAGGCGCAGGCGTTCTCAACATTGGTCACGGGGATGCCGGTCAGGCCCAGCGGGCGCAGGGCGATCTGGCCGCACACCGTGTTCTGGCCCTCCAGCATGGGCTGGCGGGTGTTGGAGAACCAGGCGGCCTCGATGTCGCTGATCTCAGCGCCCGCGTCGGTCAGGGCGTCGCGCACCGCCTCGGCGGTCAGGCTCTTCACCGTGTCGGCGGGGCGTTTGCCCAGGGCGGTCATCGACACGCCGGCGATGAAGACCGGCGCTGTCATTCAGACGGCCGACGGCGCTGGACGATGCGGAAGCGCGAGGCGACGAAGGCCAGGTCGGCCAGACAGGCGTTGCCCGCCGGGTTCAGGCCGCTGACGTGATAGTCGCTATAGGCGGCGGCGAAGTTGATCCACATCGCCCCGGTCAGATTGATCGTCAGATTGGCCCCGGCCTGCTCATAGAGGGGCGTCGAACGGTCGATGAAATCCTCGTCCGTCGAATAGAGGTAGGAGGAGATCGAGCCCTTCGTCCGGGCCAGATAGGTCGCCTCGGCCACGGCGGCGTCGGCGTCCATCGTCACCACGAACAGGACCGGGCCGAAATGCTCCTCGGCGTAGAGGTCGGGCGCGGACCCGTCGACCGCCAGAACCAGAGGCGTCAGGGTGCGGGCCTTGGGGAAC of the Brevundimonas pondensis genome contains:
- a CDS encoding thiolase family protein produces the protein MTAPVFIAGVSMTALGKRPADTVKSLTAEAVRDALTDAGAEISDIEAAWFSNTRQPMLEGQNTVCGQIALRPLGLTGIPVTNVENACASGSTALYQAIQWLRAGAGDIALIIGAEKMVFPDRPERVAAAFMGGTDIHDREGVLAYIASMGGAAPGDNRSLFMDLYAAQARAHMVRFGTTQEDFARIAAKNHSAAARNPKSQYRTPMTVEQVLADKPIVFPFTRAMCAPVSDGAAAMIVCSAKGLARLGATARAVRVRGCALVSAADRAPDDYANHIGRRAARAAYEQAGLGPDAVDVAEVHDATSYAELQQIENLGLAAPGEVGARLKAGDFALGGRTPVNPSGGLVAKGHPVGATGVGQLYELIQHLRGEAGARQVKGARIAAAENGGGFLGVEEAATVVTILERAA